In Streptomyces sp. V4I8, one genomic interval encodes:
- a CDS encoding acyltransferase family protein, with protein sequence MILTTLAPSATENDEARRIRSIDGLRAVAVLAVMGYHFGVGPDGGFLGVDLFFVISGFVITRLLLRQRAAGTLTMRRFYAHRVRRLLPALLCVLCTVQLWVWTADVPAMRSTVNSQTVAALGFFGNWYTIFADVDYWSVLPAEAPLNHLWSLAVEEQFYLVWPALVVVLVSLSGGQRLLTFATGMGAMVCYALAAWNYVPGLPDRAYLGTDTRAGALCLGALAACLTNAAVSRMERSKAATSALPLLGALSVGILLMLWAQATIDSSALYFWQLPLAGLAAATLITVLAVLEGRQRAQHTASLPEKVVLKSFAARPVVAVGTISYGLYLWHWPVWVYLKHTVPQWELPTQQGAAVLASFTLSLLSYFLLESPARRCGLRTLLLSVASASVVVASFALISAPLPQHGADGDGPVVSGVR encoded by the coding sequence ATGATCCTCACAACTCTGGCCCCGAGCGCCACAGAGAATGATGAAGCGCGTCGCATCCGGTCCATCGACGGACTGCGCGCCGTAGCGGTATTAGCCGTGATGGGCTATCACTTCGGCGTAGGGCCGGACGGTGGTTTCCTGGGCGTGGACCTCTTCTTCGTCATCTCGGGTTTTGTCATCACACGGCTGCTACTGCGTCAGCGGGCAGCAGGCACATTGACGATGAGGCGCTTTTACGCCCATCGTGTGCGGCGACTGCTGCCCGCTCTTCTCTGCGTGCTCTGCACGGTGCAGCTCTGGGTGTGGACTGCGGACGTGCCGGCAATGCGCTCCACCGTCAACTCACAGACAGTGGCGGCCTTGGGGTTTTTCGGTAACTGGTACACGATCTTTGCCGACGTGGACTATTGGTCAGTTCTGCCTGCCGAAGCCCCTCTGAATCATCTCTGGTCGCTCGCCGTGGAAGAGCAGTTCTATCTGGTGTGGCCGGCACTGGTGGTCGTGCTCGTCTCGCTCAGCGGTGGCCAACGCCTTCTCACCTTCGCCACGGGCATGGGGGCGATGGTGTGCTACGCGCTTGCGGCCTGGAACTATGTGCCCGGGCTGCCCGACCGTGCCTACCTGGGAACGGACACCAGGGCGGGTGCTCTGTGTCTCGGAGCACTCGCGGCCTGCCTCACGAACGCTGCGGTGTCCCGGATGGAAAGGTCGAAGGCGGCAACGAGCGCACTTCCCCTGCTTGGGGCCCTGTCGGTGGGCATCCTGCTGATGCTGTGGGCCCAAGCGACCATCGACTCCAGCGCCTTGTACTTCTGGCAGCTCCCCCTGGCTGGTCTCGCCGCTGCCACGCTCATCACGGTTCTGGCGGTGCTTGAGGGCCGGCAGAGGGCTCAGCACACTGCGAGTCTCCCGGAAAAGGTGGTGCTGAAGAGCTTCGCCGCCCGCCCTGTCGTGGCCGTGGGGACAATCAGCTATGGCCTTTACCTCTGGCACTGGCCAGTATGGGTGTACCTGAAACACACCGTCCCTCAGTGGGAGCTGCCCACCCAGCAGGGCGCAGCCGTCCTGGCCTCGTTCACACTGTCCCTCCTCTCCTACTTCCTCCTTGAATCCCCGGCCCGACGTTGCGGACTGCGCACCTTGCTGCTGTCCGTGGCCAGTGCTTCAGTGGTTGTCGCGTCGTTCGCCCTCATCAGCGCGCCGCTACCACAGCATGGTGCCGACGGGGATGGGCCAGTTGTTTCAGGAGTTCGTTGA
- a CDS encoding SGNH hydrolase domain-containing protein has protein sequence MQNEGIPVFARSPRRWVAFIMPAFLSTLAGCSSVDTAAPGRAASSTAVQSSSAAPAPGPSSTSLSSAPPRVGVDALSPAVRGKTVLVVGDSWAGYFGDGMSKVASEKNVIVNAGLGGCGIMLPDWIAGKKPPQACLEWPVKWPEYMNKYQPDAVLLRTGNWDVVPQEFDGKGVELTIEHPLFRQRFERNMDLAINILTKNGTPVYLTNMVNAKGGWNKLTKTMNREVQEIAEKHKDKGVHLLDLNAELCNANGCPETLQGHALYDETHHPADWSRDRLSKWILNSMFTR, from the coding sequence GTTCGCCCCGCCGCTGGGTGGCATTTATCATGCCAGCCTTTCTCTCGACCCTGGCTGGCTGCAGTTCAGTCGACACTGCTGCCCCAGGCAGGGCGGCCTCCAGCACAGCAGTGCAGAGTTCCAGTGCGGCGCCGGCGCCGGGCCCGTCGAGCACATCCTTGAGCTCGGCGCCTCCGCGCGTGGGCGTGGATGCTCTGTCTCCTGCCGTTCGGGGTAAGACAGTGCTTGTTGTGGGTGACTCGTGGGCCGGTTATTTCGGTGACGGAATGTCCAAGGTTGCATCGGAAAAGAATGTGATCGTGAACGCCGGACTCGGCGGTTGCGGAATTATGCTGCCCGACTGGATCGCCGGAAAAAAGCCCCCGCAGGCCTGTCTTGAATGGCCTGTGAAATGGCCAGAGTACATGAACAAATACCAACCTGATGCCGTCCTGCTGCGCACGGGAAACTGGGACGTCGTCCCGCAAGAGTTCGACGGAAAAGGCGTAGAGCTCACCATTGAGCACCCTCTTTTTCGTCAGAGGTTCGAACGCAACATGGATCTCGCCATCAATATTCTCACAAAGAATGGCACTCCGGTTTACTTGACCAATATGGTCAATGCTAAGGGGGGCTGGAATAAACTGACTAAAACAATGAACAGAGAGGTCCAAGAGATTGCGGAAAAGCACAAGGACAAGGGTGTACATCTCCTGGACCTCAACGCAGAGCTCTGCAATGCCAACGGATGTCCGGAAACCTTGCAAGGCCATGCCCTGTACGACGAAACCCATCACCCTGCCGACTGGAGTCGCGATCGTCTGTCCAAGTGGATCCTCAACTCCATGTTCACCCGATAG